GGGAACGCTGGGAGAATCCGCTCATGGGCTGGTGCTCTACGTGAGTCACGGTTCCAGTGTTCTCTTGCTTAGATACTGTATCTCCCTTGATTGAATGCTCATCAGTGCTCTCTCGTGTTGTTTGATGTTCAGACAACTTTATTTAGAGCTTTGTAGAAATACTCTACTGTTCTTagatggtaataagggctgcagcgcgagcacgaaggtgctagaagaaacagacgaaaggcgaggcacggaagacaaagaggacaacacgagcgctgactaccaactgaattttattattcgcagcacatATGATAAGATATACAACAGGCTTAGATGTTTTAACATGCTTCTTAGATTTTTTAAACATGCAAATCGATGTCtcataacaaaaaagaaaggatATATATTGTGTGTATTCTGTGTACTACTATATAACAAACATGCACTGGGGAGAAATTGTCTTTGATATGAGGTGTCTCTTGCAAACAGTGTACCATGTATACCTTCTTTTCAACACTTGTTATGCAGCCACACTGGTCTCTCTTACACCCATTCGTCTCTTACGTCACTGTTCTTTATAAAGCATTTGACTGTACGTGTCTTGAGTCAAGAATCTAAATAAGCTGCTAATATAGTATTTCTTAGTTGTGTTCAACACTTTTTGTATTCAGCAGCTTATTGAAAGGGCATGTTCCTTGGCAGTTCTATTTTTCATCTGAAAATCTAGTGTGCTGATTATTATCATTATTTTGAAAATCTTCTACTGCAGAGGTGATCCTTTGTCCAACATGAACCTTGATTTTGCAAACAAGGAAGCTGCTATGGCATTCTGCGAGAAAAATGGTAACTCCCTTTCATTGTTTTCAGTGTTGCAGTGTACTGTCATATTAATTTAAAAACACTGACTACAATTAATCGAGCTTTTCTTCACCCCCAGGATGGGACTACTACATCGATGAACCCGCACCAAAGAGACCGCCTCGAAAGAACTACGGTGATAACTTCTCCTGGAACAAGAGAACAAGGGTGTCCACGAAATAATGCCATGTAGCTTGTTTCAGAAAATGTGATTAGCCAGATAGACGAATAAACTGCCCCAACTCCATTTGTCAACTTTCAACACGTTCATTTTGTCACATTAGTGGGGAATTCTGAACTGCAATAATAAGTCACGCTTATGCAATAGCAACATTATTCGTAATGCAAAGGGATGCTTCAAAAGGCTGTCATgagatgccgttttgtgtgcagcaATGCCACTGTGTAGTTTCTTTACCAGCTCTCCATTGCTGAATGCACATTACAATGCCTGTTTTTGTCTTGATTATTTTTTGTAACATGAAAAGAGTAGAGTTGCATCTTAGAAAATCCAGAGACTCAGTGTTGCAAACTGCCCATGACGGCCTAGTGGTTACAGTGCTTGGCAGCCGACTAAATGGTGCGAGTGTGCTCCCAGCCTCTGCAATCACATTTCAGTGGAGGCAAACTGTTAGAAGCCTGTGTACTGTGCagtttcagtgcacgttaaagaactccaggtggtcaaaactattcggaggcctccactacagtGAATGTCGTAGTCTGAGTATCTTTGAGTTGTTAAACTATGTAAACATAACCATCAATGTCACAGGCTTCAAAAACATGCATCTCACAGCTGCAGTCTCACAACTTGTAGGTGAATATAAATTTTCACGTGGGCTATGTTGATATTTGTACGGACTACAAATGTTAACGTGGTTCACTTTTTCCATTTTGTCACTTGGCAACTATTTATCCCTTGTCATATGAAAAACAACTGTCTGCTAAGGTCCCCTAACCCATTACTCAAACCAGAGAGAAGGGAGTGAGTACTGAAAAGAGGTGGTATGACATGTTTAGTTTCGTTGCAGTACATTCTGTTCTCTATTTCAAGATGACACTAAAACTATGGTGTAGCCTGACAATCAGCAGGAGTGGAGATGTGGAGTTGCCAAGGATGTAATAACAGTGCTCACAGATTGAAACACTGCAGCAGAGCTTTTTAACTACCATGCACAAGTGCTTGTAATAACCTATCGTAACCTACTGAGCAAGCACACCCTTCCCCTTTTAGGGAGAATTTAGAACACGTGCCTATGACCGTGCAAGCCCTCTCCCACTGTCattttttttagggacgaagcacTTTATGGTCCCGGCTTCATAGTGCGTCATGTCGCCACGGTCCATCTTAGACGGGTATGCGCCAAATACATAAATTGGGTAAATTCCAGTACCCGTCACTGGCTTGTACATTGTATATTATGAGTGAAAGGTTCGTCGTCACTGCCTAAAACATCATGTTTGCTTTAGCAGCAGTGTAAGAATCGCCAATGAAATTCACCAGGGTGCTCAAGTTTCTTACCTAACACCAGAGAGGCAAACACAGATTTCTACTGTAAAGTTATCTGTTTGAAACGCCACTTTTTGAAACACATCTGAAAAGTGATGGTGCTATACTCGCCTCCATTCCAATAAAaatgaaggcaacagtttgcccaACAAAATAATCGAAGATTCTGTTGAGGCTCGAACACCCTTCCCGACATGCTCAGTTTTGGTCTTGGCACCGCTAGTATGCTATGGTACgaagaactttattaaggtcctgaggatcggtccaggactgatgctggctgctcTCACGTCGGGACCGAGAGTACAGGCCCCTCTGCTGCCGCACGGGCCCTCTGGAGAGCCCTGAGTTGGTCCGCCAACGCGTCACTGTGCAGTATTCGCTGCCACCACTTTTCACCGTGAAAAGCCGCACCGGCCAATTCTGAGcagtgccagagcatgtgttcaaaatcgAGCAACCGCTAGTGCCTCATCAAGAAAGTCTCTCTTAAAGCAATGTGGTTTATTACCTCAGTCAGGCCAGCCTTCTGTCTCACATTGCTCATTATCAGTAATTTCGTTGTGGAGAACATTGGCACATACTGTATGCTTCTATGGTTTCACGTTAGTGAAGCTAGAAAGCCTTTCTCTAGAAGCCTCACCCCTCCACAGCTTTCAATCACCCATCTTGCTGTCGTGAGCTCAATTTTTTTCTTATCCCGGGCTgcaattttttcatccttttcgtCATCTTCTTACAAACATTTCTAGTTAGATTTTTTTTCAGTCCAGCTGTTGGTACCGCTTGCACTGGTCCTGTTGTGCCATTTTTTGAACCTGTTTTCCACTCCAGAGTCCTGCAGCAGTGGTTTTTTGGAAGCAATGTTCCGAGTCTGTAGATATACAATTTCTGAGAACTATTACAGTGCGGTGCCTCATGGTCGCATTTGGAGTTGTCAAAAATTGTTGAAACATATGAAAAACATGTTCCTTCCCTATTCATAACACACACTATTTCAAGCAAGGATTCCATCCACTTCAGTAAAAACAAGAAATGCGCTATATTCAAAGCATTTTTTCAAAAGCACAGGTGTGCATTCTTCTTAGAGGCTATTCCACCACTGTACTGAACTTTGATCTGCGACTGAGCAAAGGCCAACCCTCCAAATCTTGTCCCATTATTTTTCAGTGTAGGAGGAAGCTTGCTTGGGGAATTAAAGCAGTCGTATCATTGCAAATCTGACCACAAAAGGTAATGTATCCTGTGATGCAAGTGTTTGAGTTGAAATTATGTTGACAAAACATGAACTGAAATAAGTAGAGACAAAGCATGTGCATTAAATCGTCCTAAATTGCCGCATTTCGACCTGTGAGCAATGTACAGTACTCAGAAGATAAGATTGGAGTGAAGCTCCACACTTGGGAAAAGGTTAAGAAGAGCAAGATAAAGTAAAGTAATCATTCAGGCTATCTACACTTAATTTTTTAGAGTTCAAAACAAGAATTTGTGCACGTGTGTGGTTAGAATAGTAGATAAACTTTGCTTTCCTCGATTTTTAAAGTGTAGCTTTGCTTTACTTTAATAGGAGGGTCACTAGCTGTGTGAATGAATAAAATACTAAAACGCTCACCATTTCCAACTCATGCTTTATAATTGTTGGGAGTTCAATGTACAAAATGCATGATATGCCTATGAGGGACGCTTTAGTAgaggactccaaaaattttgGCCAAGTTAGGTTTTTTAATACGCATGTATGTGGGTTCTTTAATGTACAGCTATGCGCACGAGCTCCAGCATTTTACCACTCTCGAAATATGATAGTGACAGCCAGGATTTGCAcctgtgacctttgggtcagcagtcaagcgtcataactactagaccactgtggcagcATCTAACATAGCCACATTTCGTCCTATGACAGTAACATTTCTTTCTTTGAACATATAAAACTATCACGGAATCTCAAAAAATGTGTGTTAGTCCTGAAGTGAATCAGTTTAATGTCAAAAAAGCCATTGAGGCCCCGAATTATCGTGCAAAATCGAAAATGGGGTTATTTTTCATACTTGAAGTTGTATCGCAGAGACTCGGAATGGTTACCTGGTCGGTGTATTGTTATTACCTCTCACCTGCGTGCTTAGAAAGTGCATAGGTGAGTTAATGCGAGCTCTCACCATCTGCACCTCAGTAGCACACCTTCACCATATGGTGGAACTGACCCAATTCCTTGAACAGAGATATACAGATATTACTCAGTGCAGTTTCAGCTACAGTTTTGTAAGAACTAAAACAAGAATGCCTCTACTACGTCGATTGTACCACTCCTATGCTGGCAGCGCATTGCTAGGCTTTCGAGATGGCACAAGTTTGAAAAACGTCATTTTATATGCACCTTTTTTTCTGGAATGCTTCATTATATCGGTTTTAGCGGAGCAGTTTGTTTGGCTATTTCAAGTTTTTAAAAGCAGTAAGCCTATAGGAAACTGAGGGGTAATCCGAATTTGTTCATCATATCAGGACATTTGTAAAATCGTGTTTCATGAAATTGAATTTCAACTGTATTTGTAATCATAGTTAAAAGATCAGCCTTTAAAGATCACAAGAAGACAACACATTTAAGAACCTAAGATTACCTGCTAGCATAATGCATTTGGCACTGCTCTCTTGAAAGCTGAGTGGTGATTAAAAGCTCCTTACCTTCTTCTGCATTGCATATCCTAATGAACCTGCTGGAATAAAATGTTGTGTATGCAGTGAATCAGATGTTATGTATGAAGCACAGTACCAGTTTTGGTTGCTAGCCTTCACAAATCATGTTGAAGAAACAATGTGCTTAGAAAGCCCGCAAGCTTTACCTAGTAATGTAGTGCATTAGAGACTTCCCTGCTGAAATTTGTTCATGCAACACAAAATAAGAAGGGGGTTAGCACCATTTGAGATGTGGGTGCACCCACAACTCGAGTGGAAGTGAAATTGAAATTAAATTTCACACTACTTCTACATGTTCATTATTTACACATGGTAAATTTCAGCGGCGTGCATGTCTAGAACACAATGCAGGCAGATATTAAGACTGCCTAAGCGTTGTTGTCAAGGAAATGAGGGTGAAGAAAAAGTTAGAGTAAATGGCACCTCTGTACACAACGCTTTTGTGAATCTTCACTTGATTTTTATGGTTTTAAGACAAGCAATTTATTTTCACTGGAGCTTTGACATGCTATAATATAAAATAGATGCGATGAAATCACAAAAAAAAGGTAATTAGCAATGTCTACAATGCTAGTCTTCAATATGACATAATTATATGAACAAAGCTGACTTATGTACATATTTTTGATCCATGTATAGATACCAAATGTGCACAATGAGTTCCCGGCACAAAGTTTGTCACAGTTCATCTATAGATGACGCTCTTTGTGACATTTTCGTCCCATCATGGGACACTGACGAAGTGAGTGTGGTACGTGCCTCAGCAGCGTCTTGGACCATGTAGGTTCCCGAGCGACGATTCATCTGCAAATGAAACACACTTTCTCCCACCTTCCTACGAGCTATAGCTCGCTTTCTGAGTCTTCTGCGGACAAACAAAGCGATGGCAAGGATTGCTATTACGGCCAAAGCAGCAACCATGACAAGCAGAGCCACAGGTACACGAGTCAGTCTTTGGCGCCCAGTAGCAGCGACCCCAACTGCAACATCGCTGTTGTAGGCAAGCTTTGCCGGCACGATTTCATGACAGTCTCCAGGAATGTGCAGAACCGTCTGGCTGAAGCACACATCATAATCACTGTCTTCACTGATGTGAGCCACCAGGACTTGACCGGAAGTGTAACAAGGTGCCTCTGTCTGTGTCAGTAGATCCTTGTTACTGAGCACCGTCACATTAAAACGACAATCTGACTGGTTTGGAAAAGGAGGTACAAAATGCCATCGAAGAATGAGCCGATGTCCAGCCAAAAGGCCACTGTGAAACCTTAGATGATGCAGGAACTCGCCCTCTTCTGTCTTCAGCACTGGCATCTGAATTTCCTTCTCTGTTGTAACCGCTGATGTGTCAATATGAGTGACAGCCACAGTGCTGTCATCAGGCCCTGTTGTATTCACTCGAACCGTTGTAGGTACTGTAACTGGTGGTGTTGACTTGATATCAGTTGTGTTAACAATGCTGCAACTACGAGCCACTTCTGTTTCATTTCTGAATGCTACTAAGCATACCTCATACTTAACTCCCGGCTTTGTCTTAAAGATGTGGAACGTTCTGTTTTGTGAACTTGGAGGACAAGAACCAGGCAAGTCGGTGCGCACCTTTGCCCCAATAATGACGACAGTCAGTAGGCATCTCAGTTTATCAAGACGATCGCTAACGCTATGTGCATTCCATGTGACCGAGAGTTTGTCGTCATATTGTTCTACGTTTACTAGCGTGAGATGCCCATTAAATGGCACCATTGTCGTAGGTTGTGTGACGTTTGGCTCCGAGGTTGTTGGTGATGTGACTTTGGGTACGTTAGTTGTTGAAAACAAGGTTTCAGTTATTGGCACGGTCTCTGTAGAGCACTGAAGTGAATCAAAATCAAAGTCTATAATGCGTGTGCTATCGTCGCATACGGCCGAAGACAGAGTTTCTTCTGAAAAGTTTCTGTATTTCAGGAGCATGCCAAAGCCTTGGACTTGACAGACACAGCCAAGAAAATTTCCTGCAAGAGTTGAAAACCAAATAAGTGACATGTCCACTTGTACCACTGATTGCTAAGTATTGAATGGAACCACAAATCCGCTATGTGTAAAAAGTAAATAAGCATTATGGCGACAGGTCATTCGCCGATAAACAAGTTTACTTATATGCATTAGTATTAATAATTGTATTAATCTTCTTTAGAAATATGGTACACTAGATTGCTGACAAAGATAAACAGAAAGGCTAAGGACTGTGCTCTACAATATCCAGTATCCATCCATACAAGGCTGGGCAGTAATAAAACACACATAtagacacatgcacacacacgcaagcactctgtGCACTTGATACCCAGCAAATGCACGTCTCTTGCAAGCTGCAACACAACTGCATATAGCAGTGGGGAAGGAAAAACTGCCAGGACCTACACATGGTTCAAATCACAATTAACACAAAAACAGGCAAAGGAATATTGCTTTGTCTGAGCATAAGTTTGTGATCTACACTCTCTGCAGTTGACCTTCTTAGTGTTGTTATATACTTTGTTGTTTTACGATAATACAAGGTGTGATGTTGCTCTCGGGCAACAGTTGTTGCTTTACAGTGTGCAAAACGCCTTAGGCACTGCGATGTGAAATATTGTTTACTGTGACCTTATAGTTACACTGGATGGCCTGTCACTGTAATTTAATTGAACAAAGTAGATATGATACTAAGCAAACTGGCATGCAGCTGCCAATGTTAGTGGCACAAAAGATTAGACATAGAGAGCCCTAACTGCCTTCTTTTTGCTAGTAGAATTTTTCTTGCACTAAAATTTGTACTGCATATAGAGAgccagttttatttattaccgtAAAAGTGGGTAACACATGTTGAtacatttattttaccctcaggttATTTCTTTTACCCTTGGGCTACACTGCATATTTCAGAAGGGGAAGGACAATgcacaacaataaaaaacaaggaacacaaagcagatgTCATACAAATATAGCAACTGATTGGTGCAAAAATATAAATACTGCTAACAAAttcataaaaaaatataaatgagCAATAATCTTATTTTTATTAGATCGTAAAGGCAATATGCTGAATAAAGTAATTATTGAACAAAACATAAAGAAGTAATTATGTAATCACTGTTTTAAGAATATTCTCAAACTGAATTGTGCCAGTGATACATGTTAACGATGCTAGCAGGTAGTTTCATTTACCGCAAAATCTTGGGAGATGACTGGGCATATGTTACTGTATTGCAATGGGGAACTAACTTTTTTTTGGTCTTTACGGCAGAGAGAAATAAAGGGTGTAAGTTGGAATAATCGACGCAAACTATCAGTTTAtgataaaaaaattataaaacaaGCAAATGCGAGTGAGCTTTTAGCCAGCGGCTAGCATGATGATGTTTAGAGATGCCTCATATTGGATGACAAGTTTAATTTTCCCCCATGCTGAAAATGATGCATAGAACAAGCGAATGCTGTAAtgtatgaaaaaataataaacaagagGGTACAGTTTTAAAAGAAAAGAGTGACATCTGCCCGTTAGCAGCACAATGCTCCAAAGATTTCCTTGCAGCCTTGTGCTACAAATGGACAGATGCCGATTATCACTTTCATAACCGTTCTCCCACTTTGCACGAAATCTCCAGAACTGATTTAGCATAGCAGATAGAGTTCTTATAGGTAGTACCCAAGACAAAAACTTATATTATGGCACACCAAACTGACAATATAACTCAATAAAATGAGAAAAGTGACCCATTTGTGGCAAGAATTGAACTCATGGTTTAATCTACAATAACTGCTGTCAACACCTACTTAATCAACAAGGGCAATGAGCAGAACAACACAGTTGGTGTTGTATGTAGTAAACTTAATACTTGTAAGTCAATCTAAAATTATCT
Above is a window of Rhipicephalus microplus isolate Deutch F79 chromosome 1, USDA_Rmic, whole genome shotgun sequence DNA encoding:
- the LOC119187185 gene encoding uncharacterized protein LOC119187185, with protein sequence MASSAARFIILLLNLADAQTTSTLSATDPTDGPASTPVSHKEVNLNCTFVSPLLDCRGEQAHVPLLPPVSEKLLKAAQSGSPVTVLFLAIKSLGSLENGSMLLENIEKLQVVRSDISTVLPGAFVKAKGLHALDLSENKLASVPSSALQDLSSLTSLNLSNNLITELSTDAFVNLHSLRILSLEKNRVSSIAVGTFYHMEHLEDLNLSHNKLSAIDSKAFGKTTLETLRLSSNHLVSVSLENSLASLKHLDLTHNSLTSATTKLDLPSLITLNVSYNALDQPKFFSLASLEILSISHNPMTMISKTWLEPLLKLETLDASWCKLKKINSQSLSGIGSLKLLNLSNNEISTVDSTAFLGLHSLATLDLSNNNLTYINQNHTADLNELEYIDLSQNSIEYIFAGAFTRSPHLRIIKLNGNFLGCVCQVQGFGMLLKYRNFSEETLSSAVCDDSTRIIDFDFDSLQCSTETVPITETLFSTTNVPKVTSPTTSEPNVTQPTTMVPFNGHLTLVNVEQYDDKLSVTWNAHSVSDRLDKLRCLLTVVIIGAKVRTDLPGSCPPSSQNRTFHIFKTKPGVKYEVCLVAFRNETEVARSCSIVNTTDIKSTPPVTVPTTVRVNTTGPDDSTVAVTHIDTSAVTTEKEIQMPVLKTEEGEFLHHLRFHSGLLAGHRLILRWHFVPPFPNQSDCRFNVTVLSNKDLLTQTEAPCYTSGQVLVAHISEDSDYDVCFSQTVLHIPGDCHEIVPAKLAYNSDVAVGVAATGRQRLTRVPVALLVMVAALAVIAILAIALFVRRRLRKRAIARRKVGESVFHLQMNRRSGTYMVQDAAEARTTLTSSVSHDGTKMSQRASSIDEL